GGAAGGAGCACCACTTCGAGGCCATTGCCCTGGTGGAGAAGGCCCTGCAGGCTGTGTACAGCCGCAGCGTCCCCAGCATGACCTCGGCCGCCCTCCGTTGGATGTACCACCACTCCGGGCTCCAGGTAAGCCGCCGTCCTGGACGTGCTGCTACTGCCCTCTGAGGACAGCCAGACTTACCCCTAGGTGACTTCTAAGTTGCTTCTGccgcttcttttttttaagattttattctgggggctcctggctggctccgtcggaGGAGCACGTGcctcctgatctcagggtgatgagttcaggcccctacattagaaaaaagaaagaaagaaaaaaaaaagaaaagattttatttttaagtaatctccacagtCACtatagggctcgaattcacaaccccgagaccaagaatcacatgctgcccccactgagccagccaggcaccccatctaagTAGTTTTGTCCTCTGAAGTTTCTTTCGGCCCCATCCCTGATGGTGAGCGATTCTTCCATTGTTCTTAGTGAGCCCCAGACCCAGGATGAGAGCTTCACAAACATGTATTTAGTTAGTACTTACGCCTTAGGAAGTGGTGTTCTCCATGAGGGGATGGGttcacacagccaggaagggggcagaaaatCTCTCCAAACTCATTAGTCTCACTCTGTGGTGGGACCTCgggtttcccctctctctctcttgtgtcCCCTGTCTTCTCAGCTAAAACTTTTCTCCTGTATCAGCCTTATACATACAGTTGCACGGGGTCTGCCGTATACATGGTAGTTACTCAATAAACGGGGGCTAAGCGCTTTACATAATTTCTCATTCCCATAACCACCCTGAAAATAGAGAAGACTGAGTCACAGACAGGTGAGGTAAGTAAGCCAAGCTTACACAGCTGCCGGGTGGCGGAACGGGGCTCTGAACGTAGGTCTGTCCGAGGATGAGCAGTATGACAGCGGAGGGAAAGAAGACAGGGTTTGGAGTCACATAGTTGAAATTGTGGAAGGCGCCTCAAGTTCTTTGTGGAACTGTGCACGGCGTAAATAAACTTCAGAGCCCGAGTCTCggcaggggcggggctgggaggagggcgtGTGGCTGAAGTCACTACAGCGCATGAGGTGTTCACCCGTGGCCGTCTCCCCTTGCAGGGTGCCCACGGGGACGCAGTCATCCTGGGCATGTCCAGCCTGGAGCAGCTGGCACAGAACTTGGCGGCAACTGAGGAAGGGCCCCTGGAGCCCGCCGTCGTGCAGGCCTTTGAGCGAGCCTGGCACCTGGTTGCCCACGAATGTCCTAACTACTTCCGCTAGGCCGCACCCTGGCCCGAGCTGCTGAAGGTTTCTCTCCTTTCCGTCACATCTTCTGTTCTCTCACCCTGACCAGTCTGCCTTAAGTTGATTTAGTGTGGTCTTTTTGATTGTCTGGATCAATGCGTTATTTTTCTAGATTCCCATCTGGTTCCTAGTTGCTCTCAGAATGTGGAAACGCTGGGGCTGTGGTCCCCTTGGGAAGTTCCTGTCTGAATAAAGCAGGCACTTGACCTGGCTGTAGCCCAGGCCTTGAGTAAACCCCATGAACCTGTCTCCTTGACTTATTTGTGACCAGTTTTCATCCTGCCTAGGGGCTTCCTGCGAGAGGGGCAGAACCATGAGATGGAGTGCCCGGAGGGCAGAGGTACAGTGCAGGCTGCCCTCTCGAGGGTCTCCCCTGCCTTCTGTCCCAAATCCAGCCTGAACTCTCAACAGCAGGTTTGAGCTGGCCCTCACTCTGCTgtacacaaaggaagaaaagtaggCCATACACCCTGAAGGGCATTTTCTCTTATTCAGAATCTCCTCATGAAATGGAGGTACTTAGAATCATCAAGGCCAAAACCTTCCATTAGAGTCTCTGCCAAGAAGAATAAAGATGCTCCCAGGCACCTCCTAAGATGCTGCGGAACATTTTTCGCAAACTCAATTTCAGGAATGGCTTTACTCTTAGTGAAAGCCTCCTGTCTCCTTGTCATCTGTAAGACACTCAGCCTTAGCCCTGGGTCTCGTGCTGCTGGAAGTGTGGCATGGGCAGCCAGGGGCCCCGTTTCCCTCCTCCAAGCAGGAGGCACCCAAGGCtggaaaagaaaatcccaggtcTCGTGGCTGGGATTTGAGCATTCCCGGTGCGGAAATACCGGTTTAGCTCTGGGCAAGGGAGGCAAGCAGCAGAAGTCAACACTCTGAGCTTGCTAAACGTGAAGTAAGGAAAGGGGCTTAACTTGGAAATTCTAGACCAAACCACCAATCAGGCTCTTTGTTCTAAGAAATGTCCCATTTGTCAGCTAGAGGGAAACAACTTACAGACAAAATGTCATTCTCTACAAAAGCAGTCACCCTTCTTTGTCTTCACCCACAATAAAATGGATGGttcccaggcacctgggtggctcagtaggttaagcctccgacttcagctcaggtaatattcttacagtttgtgagttggagcccctcatcaggctcactgctgtcagcacagagcctgcttccgatccttgtccccctctctttctcctcttcccccattcacagtctctctctgtctctcaaaagtaaataaacattaaaaaaaaaatttaggggcaccttggtggctcagtcggttaagcatccaactttagctcaggtcatgatctcgcggtccgtgagttccagccccacgtcgggctctgtgctgacagctcagagcctggagcctgcttccgattctgtgtctccctctctctgcccctcccccactcacactctgtctctcaaaactaaataaacattaaaaaaaaatttaaaacacaggtGTGTAGACTTCCGTGTGAACATAGGCTTTCGGGGAGTCATATGGTAaacttatgtttaattttataaaaacgCAATGatcttttttaaaggttaaacaAATGTGTTTTGTATTCACCCACGTTGACCACCTCCAGCACCCCTCATGTTTTGTGTGGGTAAATTCGAAAATCGAATTCCTTTGGTCTACAAATACTTCTAACAGTGGAAGTTTGCTGTGaatgctctgtccctctgcttgTCTGAACAGagcctttattttgccttcatgtTGGAAAGGTATTTTCGCTGGGATAGATTAATCCGAGCCTGACTGTCTCTGCTTGTCACTCCACAGGGCCTCGGGCTAAAGCCTTTGGCAAGTCGGAACTGGAGGGATCACACACCCACTTCTGGGATCGCATGGCGGCGGGACAGCCCCGAGAGCCTCATTCCCCCAGCCAAGGCCTCTCACATCAAGACACTTCAGCGCGTAGGAAAACCCCCTCCGGAACGACGCCGGGCCCCCGGAACAGTTCAGGGCGAGGGGAGGccgagggaggtggggagacgtGGCAGCGAGGCCCCAGGAGGGCCAGCCGTTGGCCTTCGGGTTCGCTGGAAACCCTCAGAACTAGCTCAACCCTCCTTGCCAACCAAGCGCACGCGGTCCCCAAAGCCCTGCCCCCTTCGGCCTCCGAACTCCGCCCCCAACGCCGGTGGGCGTGGCCCGAGACACCTCGGAGAGGATTTCGGCTGGCGCTGACTCCCGCCGCCTCCCGACGGCAGCGCTCCACGCCCCGGGGCGCCAGAGtggcccgccgccgccgccaagTCCCGGCCACTGTCGCCGCGCGGGCCGCTTCGGGGGCCCCGGCCTGACCCGCCACAGTGCTGGGCACCTTAGAAATGGGGCGCCGCATGGATGCCCCAGCCAGCGCCGCGGCGGTGCGCGCCTTCCTGGAGCGCGGCCACACGGAGCTGGACACGGCCTTCATGTACAGCGACGGCCAGTCCGAGAGCATCCTGGGCGGCCTGGGCCTCGGGCTGGGCGGCGGCGACTGCAGAGGTAACTTGTCCCTCCCGTGCACTTTGCGGCGCCCAGCCGGCCCCAGCCGTGTCCCAGTCGCGCGCCCCTCCCGGGCGCCGACCTCCCGGCAACTCCGTGAACGTCTAGCTCCAGACAGCCGGACATCCTTTGTCCTGACCTCCTTcgtttcctcttttcccttccgAGAAGATCGTCCAGTCCCCTTCCTACAACAATGTCCCACACAGGTCCAGTCTGGGACGCCTTGGTTAGCTCTTCTAGGGGGCACTGAAAGGGTTGGATCTGGTGCTGTGCAGTGCCTGCCCCCTTTCCCGCCCCCCGCGGGTGCCCTGTGCGGGTCCCATCTGCTAGAACCCTGCCCCTACTGTTCTGGCATTCCCTGGCACAGCCCCGGATCAGACTTTGGGACAGGTGGGAGATCTGCATCCTCCTTGCTCTGGGCCCTAGACTTTGCTCTGTGGAGCTCGGGGTGCCACGTTCAGTCGGCAGTGCCTCCCACTTCACGAGACTGGCAGTGCCTGGCAGTGCCTGGCAGCTGCGGTTACTCAGTGGGCAGAGCAGGCAggatgggagaggggaggtggtAGCGTTTCTAACTGCCCTCCGTGCTAGCCTCTGAGGTCATAGAAGGGAAATTGGCACTAACCCAGTCCAGGGAGCTGGGATTCCAGAGAAGGCTGGGCGAAGCCCACAAGAGGGAGAATTTCCCCAGGGGCCGTTGAAGAAAGCT
The sequence above is drawn from the Neofelis nebulosa isolate mNeoNeb1 chromosome 2, mNeoNeb1.pri, whole genome shotgun sequence genome and encodes:
- the LOC131505377 gene encoding LOW QUALITY PROTEIN: aflatoxin B1 aldehyde reductase member 4-like (The sequence of the model RefSeq protein was modified relative to this genomic sequence to represent the inferred CDS: inserted 2 bases in 1 codon; substituted 1 base at 1 genomic stop codon), which encodes MAAGQPREPHSPSQGLSHQDTSARRKTPSGTTPGPRNSSGRGEAEGGGETWQRGPRRASRWPSGSLETLRTSSTLLANQAHAVPKALPPSASELRPQRRWAWPETPRRGFRLALTPAASRRQRSTPRGARVARRRRQVPATVAARAASGAPAXPATVLGTLEMGRRMDAPASAAAVRAFLERGHTELDTAFMYSDGQSESILGGLGLGLGGGDCRAKVATKANPWEXLSLKPDSLRTQLQTSLKRLRCSKVDLFCLHAPDHDTPVEETLRACHQLHQEGKFVELGLSNYAAWEVAEICTLCKSSGWILPTVYQGMYKATAQQVETELLPCLRHFLLRFYAYNPLAGMGCRVDRLPVGGRAFPAPVSDYS